The Planctomycetia bacterium genome window below encodes:
- a CDS encoding glycoside hydrolase family 15 protein, whose product MLRIHNPRLLDYLRHRYQPEDLRRLIAFLRGEKTFHFPALSTGLYPAAHLAEGDSSGYASVWVRDNVHVAHAHLIDGQHEIARKIVVGLVSFFGTQRKRIADVLAGVADPSDPMLRPHIRFDGKLLAEIDQKWAHAQNDALGYFLWIATRLIEEGLLTVDAATAQALAGTALFLEKIEFWRDEDSGHWEESRKQSSSSIGTALAGLQGLLSLVERPDWSPMLKFGEEVLTRTRLEKLVAKGREALTIHLPHECADADTAKRREADGALLFLVYPLEIVDEKASLAIIESVVRELQGDIGIRRYKGDSYWCADYKTKLSSDMWTADFSDDMSGRDAMLRAGEEAQWCIFDPILSAAYGRRFQATKDHKMLALQTEYLNRSLGHLTADDSRFGGMRCPESYYLENGRYVPVDQTPLLWTQGNLLTALRMMERSLELQSVGNAGN is encoded by the coding sequence ATGCTTCGAATTCACAATCCGCGCCTGCTCGACTATCTGCGTCATCGTTATCAGCCGGAAGACTTACGGCGCTTGATCGCGTTTCTGCGCGGCGAGAAGACGTTCCACTTCCCGGCCCTTTCGACCGGTCTTTACCCTGCGGCCCATCTGGCCGAAGGAGACTCGTCGGGCTACGCGAGCGTGTGGGTGCGCGACAACGTGCATGTGGCGCACGCGCATCTCATCGACGGGCAGCATGAGATCGCGCGGAAGATCGTCGTCGGGTTGGTTTCGTTTTTCGGCACGCAGCGCAAGCGGATCGCCGACGTATTGGCCGGCGTTGCCGATCCGAGCGATCCGATGCTACGTCCGCATATTCGCTTCGACGGTAAGTTGCTCGCCGAGATCGATCAGAAATGGGCCCACGCTCAGAACGACGCGCTCGGCTATTTCCTCTGGATCGCGACCCGTCTCATCGAGGAAGGGCTCCTGACGGTCGACGCCGCGACGGCGCAAGCGCTGGCGGGCACGGCGTTGTTCTTAGAGAAGATCGAATTCTGGCGCGACGAAGATAGCGGGCATTGGGAAGAATCTCGCAAGCAAAGTTCTTCGAGCATCGGCACGGCGCTGGCCGGATTGCAGGGCTTGCTGTCGCTCGTGGAGCGGCCGGATTGGAGCCCGATGTTGAAGTTCGGCGAGGAAGTCTTGACCCGCACGCGGCTGGAGAAGCTGGTGGCGAAGGGGCGCGAGGCGCTGACGATCCATCTGCCGCACGAGTGCGCCGATGCCGATACGGCGAAACGACGCGAGGCGGACGGCGCGCTGTTGTTCTTGGTTTATCCGCTGGAAATCGTCGACGAGAAGGCGTCGCTCGCGATCATCGAATCGGTCGTGCGCGAGCTGCAAGGAGACATCGGTATTCGTCGCTACAAGGGAGATTCCTATTGGTGCGCCGATTATAAAACGAAGCTGTCGTCGGATATGTGGACCGCCGACTTCAGCGACGACATGAGCGGCCGCGATGCGATGCTGCGCGCGGGGGAAGAAGCGCAGTGGTGCATCTTCGACCCGATTCTCTCGGCCGCTTACGGTCGTCGGTTCCAAGCGACGAAAGACCACAAAATGCTCGCGCTGCAGACGGAGTATCTCAATCGCTCGCTCGGCCATCTCACGGCCGACGACTCCCGGTTCGGCGGCATGCGCTGCCCGGAGTCGTATTACTTGGAGAACGGCCGTTACGTGCCGGTCGACCAAACGCCGCTCCTCTGGACGCAAGGGAATCTCCTGACGGCGCTCCGGATGATGGAGCGGAGCCTGGAACTCCAATCCGTCGGAAACGCCGGAAACTAG
- a CDS encoding oligosaccharide flippase family protein has protein sequence MSGSLKSGSSTKSIRADSLAEGVLILLALTIVQRLVGFARGILFCRSLDVDQLGEWDLAFSFLMLAAPLAVFGLPGSFGRYVEAYRASGQLRTFLRRTTLCSFVPALVFCLAAAGGRTFIAELIFGDAADAPLVLAMSGTLATLIVFNFITCFFTALRASRIVSYLQFSNTILFAAVSLVLMTAWRSEAIAAVIGFGVACAVSSLVSIVWMVRLWRELPLAETLLPHRTLWTRLMPFAFWVWMTNWISNSSELADRYMIVHFSGLDSHAALDLVGQYHSARIIPVLFLGLADLLSTLITPHLIHDWEAGRREIVAGRLRLILKLFTVSFLLLSIGLVVMSPLFFQTALGDKFGFGEAVFPWALTCALWTGLAMISNNWLWCAEKSRLACVGLTLGLLTNVGLNLVLLPRYGLEGAVMASATAKFASLATLWLLCRALGMKLDRGMVFAIALPGLLLLGPWPALGAVAVLASGLVPKLGLFSSEEKRQLLAGAASLAVRFKLRAPKVAAGGTH, from the coding sequence ATGTCGGGCTCGTTAAAATCCGGATCATCGACAAAATCGATTCGTGCCGATTCGCTGGCCGAGGGGGTGTTGATCCTGCTCGCGCTCACGATCGTGCAGCGGTTGGTCGGCTTTGCGCGCGGCATTCTTTTCTGCCGCTCGCTCGATGTCGATCAACTCGGCGAATGGGATCTCGCCTTCAGCTTCCTCATGCTCGCGGCTCCGTTGGCCGTGTTCGGGTTGCCGGGAAGTTTCGGACGTTACGTCGAAGCGTATCGGGCCTCGGGACAGTTGCGAACGTTTCTCCGTCGCACGACCTTGTGCAGCTTCGTGCCCGCGCTCGTGTTTTGCCTCGCGGCGGCAGGGGGTCGTACGTTCATCGCGGAGCTGATCTTCGGCGATGCAGCCGACGCTCCGCTGGTGCTGGCGATGTCCGGAACGCTCGCGACGCTGATCGTCTTCAATTTCATTACCTGCTTCTTCACGGCACTGCGGGCCAGTCGGATCGTCTCGTATCTGCAATTCTCGAACACGATTCTCTTCGCGGCCGTAAGCTTGGTGCTGATGACCGCTTGGCGCTCGGAAGCGATCGCTGCGGTGATCGGCTTCGGTGTGGCGTGCGCGGTATCGTCGCTGGTTTCGATCGTGTGGATGGTGCGGCTGTGGCGCGAGTTGCCGTTGGCCGAGACCTTGCTTCCGCACCGGACGCTGTGGACTCGGCTGATGCCGTTTGCGTTTTGGGTCTGGATGACGAACTGGATCTCGAACTCGTCGGAACTCGCCGATCGCTACATGATCGTTCACTTCAGCGGGCTCGATTCGCACGCCGCGCTCGATCTCGTCGGCCAGTACCATAGTGCGCGGATCATTCCGGTGTTGTTTCTCGGACTCGCCGACTTGCTTTCGACCCTCATCACGCCGCACCTGATCCACGATTGGGAGGCGGGCCGGCGGGAGATCGTCGCCGGCCGGCTGCGTCTGATCCTCAAGTTGTTTACCGTGTCGTTTCTGTTACTCTCGATCGGGTTGGTCGTGATGTCGCCGCTGTTTTTCCAGACGGCGCTCGGCGACAAATTCGGCTTCGGCGAAGCCGTGTTTCCCTGGGCGCTGACCTGTGCGCTCTGGACCGGCCTCGCGATGATCAGCAACAATTGGCTCTGGTGTGCCGAGAAATCACGCTTGGCGTGCGTCGGGCTGACGCTCGGGCTGCTGACGAACGTCGGCCTGAATCTCGTTTTGCTGCCGCGCTACGGATTGGAAGGAGCAGTCATGGCTTCGGCGACGGCGAAGTTTGCCTCGCTCGCGACGCTCTGGCTCCTCTGTCGCGCATTGGGGATGAAGCTCGATCGCGGCATGGTCTTCGCCATCGCCCTGCCCGGCTTGCTCTTGCTCGGGCCTTGGCCGGCGTTGGGTGCCGTGGCGGTGCTCGCCTCGGGCCTGGTGCCGAAGCTCGGCTTGTTCAGCAGCGAAGAGAAGCGGCAACTCCTGGCCGGTGCCGCGAGCTTGGCCGTGCGGTTCAAGCTGCGCGCGCCGAAGGTCGCCGCCG